Proteins co-encoded in one Brassica oleracea var. oleracea cultivar TO1000 chromosome C4, BOL, whole genome shotgun sequence genomic window:
- the LOC106337606 gene encoding A/G-specific adenine DNA glycosylase isoform X2 produces MILLLFRVRLINPTFERSTVASKRQNPKTIRSFHCKASSFESKTMSHSSAPRMRKCRQKEEEEEEEEEPLGGDMEDLFNEKETQNIRTSLLDWYDENQRDLPWRKKTRSETEKERRAYEVWVSEIMLQQTRVQTVMEYYKRWMHKWPTIYDLAQASLEEVNEMWAGLGYYRRARFLLEGAKMVVAGKEGFPNKASSLMKVKGIGEYTAGAIASIAFNEAVPVVDGNVIRVLARLKAISANPKDRLTVKIFWKLAAQLVDPSRPGDFNQSLMELGATLCSVSKPSCSSCPISSQCRAYSLFQENRSIPVTEYPTKVVKAKPKVDFCCVCVLEIQIQEKNQSGGRFVLVKRPEEGLLAGLWEFPSVILDKEASLAARRKAINLYLKEAFHLEPKETCTVVSRKELGEFVHIFTHIRRKIYVELLVVQFTGGTIDLFKDEAEDTLTWKCVDSDVLSTMGLTSAVRKVYSMVEAHKQDLSVSSNRTAISRKRRIT; encoded by the exons ATGATACTTCTTCTTTTTCGCGTGCGGCTAATAAACCCTACATTTGAAAGATCAACGGTCGCGTCAAAGAGACAAAACCCAAAGACGATTCGGAGTTTCCACTGCAAAGCTTCGAGCTTCGAGAGCAAAACGATGTCCCATTCTTCTGCGCCTCGGATGAGAAAATGTCGGCAGAAAGAAGAAGAAGAAGAAGAAGAAGAAGAACCACTGGGAGGAGATATGGAGGATCTCTTCAACGAAAAGGAGACCCAGAACATCAGAACGTCTCTGCTTGATTGGTACGATGAGAATCAGCGAGATCTACCATGGAGGAAGAAGACAAGGAGCGAGACTGAAAAAGAGAGAAGAGCTTATGAGGTTTGGGTATCGGAGATTATGTTGCAGCAAACTAGGGTTCAGACTGTAATGGAGTATTACAAACGTTGGATGCATAAATGGCCCACCATCTACGACCTTGCTCAAGCTTCCCTTGAG GAGGTAAACGAAATGTGGGCAGGTTTGGGGTACTATCGACGGGCACGCTTTCTTTTAGAG GGAGCAAAGATGGTTGTTGCAGGGAAGGAGGGTTTTCCTAATAAAGCGTCTAGCCTTATGAAAGTTAAAGGAATAGGAGAATATACAGCCGGAGCAATTGCCTCCATTGCTTTTAATGAG GCGGTACCTGTTGTTGACGGTAACGTGATTAGAGTGCTTGCCAGGCTAAAGGCTATCTCAGCTAATCCGAAAGACCGGCTTACTGTGAAGATTTTCTG GAAACTAGCTGCACAACTTGTGGATCCTTCACGTCCTGGAGATTTCAACCAATCTCTGATGGAGCTTGGTGCGACTCTGTGCTCCGTATCAAAGCCAAGTTGCTCTTCTTGTCCTATTTCCAGCCAGTGCCGTGCATATTCTCTGTTCCAGGAAAACAGAAGCATTCCCGTGACAGAGTATCCTACAAAAGTGGTCAAGGCCAAGCCAAAGGTCGACTTCTGTTGCGTATGTGTTTTGGAAATACAGATACAGGAGAAGAACCAGTCAGGAGGTAGATTTGTTCTTGTAAAGAGACCCGAAGAGGGTCTGCTTGCTGGTCTTTGGGAGTTCCCATCTGTTATATTGGATAAGGAAGCTAGTCTGGCAGCAAGGAGGAAGGCGATCAATCTCTACCTTAAAGAAGCATTTCATCTAGAACCCAAGGAAACATGCACTGTAGTCTCAAGAAAAGAACTTGGAGAGTTTGTCCACATCTTCACACACATACGTCGAAAAATTTATGTGGAGCTATTAGTCGTACAATTTACAG GGGGAACAATTGATCTGTTCAAAGATGAGGCAGAGGACACTCTGACATGGAAGTGTGTGGACAGTGATGTTCTTTCTACCATGGGACTGACATCGGCTGTAAGAAAG GTGTATTCAATGGTTGAAGCACACAAGCAAGATTTATCTGTCTCATCAAATAGAACAGCCATTTCCAGGAAACGAAGAATCACATGA
- the LOC106337606 gene encoding A/G-specific adenine DNA glycosylase isoform X1, protein MILLLFRVRLINPTFERSTVASKRQNPKTIRSFHCKASSFESKTMSHSSAPRMRKCRQKEEEEEEEEEPLGGDMEDLFNEKETQNIRTSLLDWYDENQRDLPWRKKTRSETEKERRAYEVWVSEIMLQQTRVQTVMEYYKRWMHKWPTIYDLAQASLEEVNEMWAGLGYYRRARFLLEGAKMVVAGKEGFPNKASSLMKVKGIGEYTAGAIASIAFNEAVPVVDGNVIRVLARLKAISANPKDRLTVKIFWKLAAQLVDPSRPGDFNQSLMELGATLCSVSKPSCSSCPISSQCRAYSLFQENRSIPVTEYPTKVVKAKPKVDFCCVCVLEIQIQEKNQSGGRFVLVKRPEEGLLAGLWEFPSVILDKEASLAARRKAINLYLKEAFHLEPKETCTVVSRKELGEFVHIFTHIRRKIYVELLVVQFTEGGTIDLFKDEAEDTLTWKCVDSDVLSTMGLTSAVRKVYSMVEAHKQDLSVSSNRTAISRKRRIT, encoded by the exons ATGATACTTCTTCTTTTTCGCGTGCGGCTAATAAACCCTACATTTGAAAGATCAACGGTCGCGTCAAAGAGACAAAACCCAAAGACGATTCGGAGTTTCCACTGCAAAGCTTCGAGCTTCGAGAGCAAAACGATGTCCCATTCTTCTGCGCCTCGGATGAGAAAATGTCGGCAGAAAGAAGAAGAAGAAGAAGAAGAAGAAGAACCACTGGGAGGAGATATGGAGGATCTCTTCAACGAAAAGGAGACCCAGAACATCAGAACGTCTCTGCTTGATTGGTACGATGAGAATCAGCGAGATCTACCATGGAGGAAGAAGACAAGGAGCGAGACTGAAAAAGAGAGAAGAGCTTATGAGGTTTGGGTATCGGAGATTATGTTGCAGCAAACTAGGGTTCAGACTGTAATGGAGTATTACAAACGTTGGATGCATAAATGGCCCACCATCTACGACCTTGCTCAAGCTTCCCTTGAG GAGGTAAACGAAATGTGGGCAGGTTTGGGGTACTATCGACGGGCACGCTTTCTTTTAGAG GGAGCAAAGATGGTTGTTGCAGGGAAGGAGGGTTTTCCTAATAAAGCGTCTAGCCTTATGAAAGTTAAAGGAATAGGAGAATATACAGCCGGAGCAATTGCCTCCATTGCTTTTAATGAG GCGGTACCTGTTGTTGACGGTAACGTGATTAGAGTGCTTGCCAGGCTAAAGGCTATCTCAGCTAATCCGAAAGACCGGCTTACTGTGAAGATTTTCTG GAAACTAGCTGCACAACTTGTGGATCCTTCACGTCCTGGAGATTTCAACCAATCTCTGATGGAGCTTGGTGCGACTCTGTGCTCCGTATCAAAGCCAAGTTGCTCTTCTTGTCCTATTTCCAGCCAGTGCCGTGCATATTCTCTGTTCCAGGAAAACAGAAGCATTCCCGTGACAGAGTATCCTACAAAAGTGGTCAAGGCCAAGCCAAAGGTCGACTTCTGTTGCGTATGTGTTTTGGAAATACAGATACAGGAGAAGAACCAGTCAGGAGGTAGATTTGTTCTTGTAAAGAGACCCGAAGAGGGTCTGCTTGCTGGTCTTTGGGAGTTCCCATCTGTTATATTGGATAAGGAAGCTAGTCTGGCAGCAAGGAGGAAGGCGATCAATCTCTACCTTAAAGAAGCATTTCATCTAGAACCCAAGGAAACATGCACTGTAGTCTCAAGAAAAGAACTTGGAGAGTTTGTCCACATCTTCACACACATACGTCGAAAAATTTATGTGGAGCTATTAGTCGTACAATTTACAG AAGGGGGAACAATTGATCTGTTCAAAGATGAGGCAGAGGACACTCTGACATGGAAGTGTGTGGACAGTGATGTTCTTTCTACCATGGGACTGACATCGGCTGTAAGAAAG GTGTATTCAATGGTTGAAGCACACAAGCAAGATTTATCTGTCTCATCAAATAGAACAGCCATTTCCAGGAAACGAAGAATCACATGA